A stretch of the Aegilops tauschii subsp. strangulata cultivar AL8/78 chromosome 4, Aet v6.0, whole genome shotgun sequence genome encodes the following:
- the LOC109776887 gene encoding uncharacterized protein, producing the protein MFGVVFPDHTFPLDATAFAQVAPASWLLDLSTLSLPSAPRSAVVFLLPPAAAALPPGKAVAVYYQAAANRPFAFLGALGPARPSATFQLPEAGDEPEPPAGPAKLGVAVEDAAALPSPPDEQRAERVALRVGENLFNFMQSFCAADGGKLVVPTDILDRWFRKFQERAKKDPTYLKSFDF; encoded by the coding sequence ATGTTCGGCGTCGTGTTCCCGGACCACACCTTCCCGCTGGACGCCACCGCCTTCGCGCAGGTCGCGCCGGCCTCCTGGCTCCTCGACCTCTCCACGCTCTCCCTCCCCTCCGCGCCCCGCTCCGCCGTCGTCTTCCTGCTCCCGCCCGCCGCGGCCGCGCTGCCACCGGGCAAGGCCGTCGCCGTCTACTACCAGGCGGCCGCCAACCGCCCCTTCGCCTTCCTCGGCGCGCTCGGCCCCGCGCGCCCCTCCGCCACCTTCCAGCTCCCAGAGGCCGGGGACGAGCCGGAGCCCCCCGCCGGGCCCGCGAAGTTGGGCGTCGCCGTGGAGGACGCCGCCGCGCTGCCCTCGCCCCCCGACGAGCAGCGCGCCGAGCGCGTCGCGCTCCGCGTCGGCGAGAACCTCTTCAATTTCATGCAGTCCTTCTGCGCCGCCGACGGCGGCAAGCTGGTGGTGCCCACGGATATTCTGGACCGCTGGTTCCGCAAGTTCCAGGAGAGGGCCAAGAAGGATCCCACCTATCTAAAAAGCTTTGACTTCTAA